The following are from one region of the Saccharomyces kudriavzevii IFO 1802 strain IFO1802 genome assembly, chromosome: 12 genome:
- the MLH2 gene encoding mismatch repair protein MLH2 (similar to Saccharomyces cerevisiae MLH2 (YLR035C); ancestral locus Anc_2.405): MAIHQLPSESQWKIVSSSFIYGPVAAVRELLDNSIDSGAKKIYVDVDSTTGGCEYISVKDDGSGVDISDRLSMCLNHTTSKISTLGDISILTTLGFRGEALFLLSNLCNQQGSMQVETKTGDDVIGEQWLIDSEGAIANGKRYKVSCPVGTTVTLRKLLGGLRARYIEISSKPRKSLDELTYLINHYSLIHRDIRFYFSLVSLRKNGAVERKQMQETLDSKISRARSLSLLTKLKKPVSLNFITEEKLVIDEKITLDLILPRMVPQSDVINIKKRFRFLSVNKRALSISLETGKAISKLMSSIYRSANLLEPMVWFINLNCDTKLLDVNIEPEKNDVMIKSFEVILEKIETKLKSLLEKWIGTNRNLPGDENVQSPAKKGIIPTSMILQPDVENETIKSRNNATDEDKSEGKQKKSGSIIHPLYVDEPNLENTTIVAATSSPPQLGENEALDQQTQEDHLNCKISSSGSIASEDATNWRHNLQQELSESSEVIGAGSSTLPSSLTYNYIETIPEDEDLEVSKDASISNPFMITKIRNANKKLSEDPYKAKHNNCDSAGASEIRERRQLSNTAKGELLKLQQIYNKRSSSADITDPHNSKQNNIDKYAKRVPCMHNRKPKLMHFSEYTNNYVFTLENRKLSTHSTDSFAKEALWLRSRDDHANPSSSLLQGLRGRVKKRGRIEVTANEWCLFTLDST; encoded by the coding sequence ATGGCTATACATCAACTACCATCAGAATCCCAATGGAAGATCGTTTCTAGTTCCTTTATTTACGGTCCAGTAGCAGCTGTAAGGGAGTTATTAGATAATAGCATCGATTCGGGTGCCAAAAAGATATACGTTGATGTAGACTCCACTACAGGAGGGTGTGAGTATATATCGGTTAAGGATGACGGATCAGGTGTGGATATTAGCGATAGACTTTCGATGTGTTTGAACCACACCACGTCAAAGATAAGTACGTTGGGTgatatttcaattttaacTACCTTAGGGTTCAGAGGTGAAGCGCTGTTTCTCCTATCAAATTTGTGTAATCAGCAAGGCTCAATGCAAGTGGAGACGAAAACAGGAGATGATGTCATTGGAGAACAATGGTTAATCGATAGCGAAGGTGCTATTGCTAATGGAAAACGGTATAAAGTGTCTTGTCCCGTTGGTACTACGGTAACACTAAGAAAACTCCTCGGCGGATTGCGAGCAAGATACATTGAGATTTCCTCgaaaccaagaaaatcacTTGATGAACTAACATACTTGATAAATCATTATTCCCTAATTCACAGAGACATTcgattttatttttcactaGTGTCATTACGAAAGAACGGTGCCGTCGAGCGTAAACAAATGCAAGAGACGCTAGATTCCAAGATTTCTAGAGCACGAAGTTTATCCTTACTAACTAAACTGAAAAAGCCTGTGTCACTAAATTTTATTACAGAGGAAAAATTAGTCATTGACGAGAAGATAACTTTAGACTTGATCTTGCCAAGAATGGTGCCACAATCCGATGTTATTAACATAAAGAAGCGGTTTAGATTTTTATCTGTCAATAAAAGGGCCTTATCCATAAGTTTGGAGACAGGAAAAGCTATTTCTAAGCTAATGTCATCAATCTACAGGAGCGCAAACCTACTGGAACCTATGGTTTGGTTTATTAACTTGAATTGCGATACAAAACTACTTGACGTAAATATTGAACcagagaaaaatgatgtgATGATCAAAAGCTTTGAAGTgatacttgaaaaaattgaaactaAATTGAAGTCTCTATTAGAAAAGTGGATTGGCACAAATAGGAATTTGCCAGGCGATGAAAATGTTCAGTCTCCTGCCAAGAAAGGAATTATTCCTACATCAATGATTCTTCAACCTGACGTGGAGAACGAGACAATCAAAAGTCGGAACAATGCTACAGATGAAGATAAAAGTGAAggcaaacaaaaaaagtccGGTTCGATAATACACCCACTTTATGTGGACGAACCAAACTTGGAAAATACGACTATTGTTGCTGCAACTTCTTCTCCTCCACAGCTTGGCGAAAATGAAGCTCTTGACCAGCAAACTCAGGAGGATCATCTAAACTGTAAAATATCAAGTTCCGGATCCATAGCTTCCGAGGATGCTACAAATTGGCGTCATAATTTGCAACAAGAATTGAGCGAAAGCAGTGAAGTGATAGGAGCTGGCTCCTCTACATTGCCCTCTTCACTAACTTATAACTACATAGAAACTATTCCAGAAGACGAAGATTTAGAAGTCTCCAAAGACGCTTCTATTTCTAATCCCTTTATGATTACgaaaataagaaatgcCAACAAGAAACTAAGCGAAGACCCATACAAGGCTAAACATAATAATTGCGACAGCGCTGGTGCAAGTGAAATACGCGAGAGAAGGCAGCTGTCAAACACAGCGAAAGGTGAGCTATTGAAGCTTCAGCAAATTTACAATAAAAGAAGCAGCAGCGCGGACATTACCGATCCACATAATTCgaaacaaaataatattGATAAATACGCAAAAAGGGTGCCCTGCATGCACAATAGAAAACCAAAACTCATGCATTTTTCCGAATATACCAATAACTACGTCTTCACTCTAGAAAACAGAAAGCTTTCAACACACAGTACCGATAGCTTCGCCAAAGAAGCTCTGTGGTTACGGTCCAGAGATGATCATGCAAACCCTTCGTCCAGCCTTTTGCAAGGTCTACGAGGGCGTGTGAAGAAGCGGGGACGCATTGAAGTCACGGCAAATGAGTGGTGCCTCTTCACACTAGACAGCACCTGA
- the TRX1 gene encoding thioredoxin TRX1 (similar to Saccharomyces cerevisiae TRX2 (YGR209C) and TRX1 (YLR043C); ancestral locus Anc_5.124) codes for MVTQFKTASEFDSAIAQDKLVVVDFFATWCGPCKMIAPMIEKFSEQYPQADFYKLDVDELGDVAQKNEVSAMPTLVLFKNGKEVAKVVGANPTAIKQAIAANA; via the coding sequence ATGGTTACCCAATTCAAAACTGCCAGTGAGTTCGACTCTGCAATTGCCCAAGACAAGCTAGTCGTCGTTGATTTCTTCGCCACTTGGTGTGGTCCATGTAAGATGATTGCTCCAATGATCGAGAAATTCTCCGAGCAATATCCTCAAGCTGACTTCTACAAATTAgatgttgatgaattggGTGATGTTGctcaaaagaatgaagTTTCTGCCATGCCAACCTTGgttcttttcaagaacGGCAAGGAAGTTGCGAAGGTTGTTGGCGCTAACCCTACTGCTATAAAGCAAGCTATCGCCGCCAACGCTTAA
- the COX12 gene encoding cytochrome c oxidase subunit VIb (similar to Saccharomyces cerevisiae COX12 (YLR038C); ancestral locus Anc_2.403) has protein sequence MADQEDSPLHTVGFDARFPQQNQTKHCWQSYVDYHKCVNMKGEDFAPCKVFWKTYNALCPLDWIEKWDDQREKGIFAGDINSN, from the coding sequence ATGGCTGACCAAGAAGACTCCCCACTACACACAGTTGGCTTCGATGCTAGATTCCCTCAACAGAACCAAACCAAACATTGCTGGCAATCCTATGTAGATTATCACAAATGCGTCAATATGAAGGGTGAAGATTTCGCCCCATGTAAGGTCTTTTGGAAGACTTATAATGCCTTGTGTCCCCTAGATTGGATTGAAAAATGGGATGACCAAAGGGAAAAGGGCATATTTGCAGGTGATATCAACTCAAATTAA
- the RIC1 gene encoding Ric1p (similar to Saccharomyces cerevisiae RIC1 (YLR039C); ancestral locus Anc_2.402) — MHLWPISPPQLLTIPPRNTELDDGRNITDYNILQSMTLPQANVLIMLTPTRVLIYNFKPMALVASHERTIASLEEFGENRSMKRSAPHNDIIEGLISKKDSQYLLWHQGKLIFYVMTNKNFLLAYQILKNCTNEITFKEYGIPVIEPLLMNDEEINGEEYDFNTDDDTLTVFDKNNSSRIIQNGFGIAKEKGFLHFLSNQENINELPVKKLELRLKVVLKFDYEIIDMIGIKTFSKIGDGRYEEVLIVLFPHGLQLLTILDFKVSKSSLVEVKNGSKTVVCNKQLMVISHDPQELQTIISIIDLEKQAVEAIPLLDTPGKLLTCLEVNGNLVVVFKEKIVCFDSRIKKISHCWKPPFVIKLCDKINDEILLLISENSSNIHFYTEFGNLLFATYFDQDDNDENAKDESKKNVARYEISDFVCLDKSLITVSHSGKYQYWKLWEEIKQAQFDFRSPKPYVLINTNNDVIIYSPVANSSLNNDNLQVLKLPTKTFNNHIAFVKINSSLKLLATYVSNKNILLIHNLETNMWSSFADQNVLDLHWLGDNFLVCHMKNDDGSTSLKCSQIPLQEANTDVELSDYVIWEYKIPENTTVFSVHVNTLFRYKLLKIKAKDNEASEKQAETLLKTAEVILVTDTQTIVFDVISTVHPCGLNLIKKFYQYLKINIPIDVLPNKIKWITNMKDGLLFYADKKFIKLAKSDGGGWQTLILLSNIERIVDVMKDEIFLIQGQDYVVYSLEELWDDKKPLVSIPIEEDLYPISITPETATTHTLHFIFNKKFSKLVVKHQIYLDQLILAKLRDGINLEDISNDYRSLKPYKFALEKILSTRILQNDSLDEILQLVKMYDNCDQQHTSLPNHSGMLEIISNCLRKIETKYWNHLFTNLKMTPRDLLDLCIEENEAKMLGILLLVFLNYDEKDLVDDLHFRKPGAETKDDKNADDKTARNSHKSVTNVLKDEELMLKVLELLVTSAANATDPIKATDSWDMCFQLIRLLKELDKENNTQLVQKAIERLK; from the coding sequence ATGCACTTATGGCCGATTAGCCCTCCCCAATTGCTTACAATACCGCCACGCAACACTGAACTAGATGACGGCCGCAACATTACCGATTATAACATCCTTCAATCAATGACACTACCTCAGGCAAACGTCCTTATCATGCTGACTCCAACAAGAGTGCTCATTTACAACTTTAAACCTATGGCCCTGGTAGCAAGTCACGAAAGAACCATCGCTTCTCTCGAAGAATTTGGTGAGAACAGATCGATGAAGAGATCAGCTCCACATAATGATATCATTGAAGGGCTTATCTCTAAAAAAGATTCGCAATACCTGTTGTGGCACCAAGGAAAACTCATATTCTATGTAATGACCAATAAAAACTTCCTTCTGGCctatcaaattttgaagaattgcaCAAATGAGATAACATTCAAAGAGTATGGAATACCCGTGATAGAACCTCTTTTGATGAATGACGAAGAAATCAACGGCGAGGAATATGATTTCAATACGGATGATGATACACTTACAGTATTTGACAAGAATAATTCATCAAGAATTATACAGAATGGATTCGGTATAGCCAAGGAGAAGGGTTTcttgcattttctttctaatcaagaaaatatcaatgaaCTACCtgtgaaaaaattagaacTTCGTTTGAAAGTTGTCTTAAAATTTGATTATGAAATTATAGATATGATTGGCATCAAGacattttccaagattGGGGACGGGCGTTATGAGGAAGTTTTAATAGTCCTATTTCCTCATGGATTGCAATTACTAACGATATTGGACTTTAAAGTTAGCAAGAGTTCATTGGTTGAAGTAAAGAATGGATCGAAGACAGTCGTGTGTAATAAACAGCTGATGGTTATATCCCATGATCCTCAGGAACTGCAAACCATAATAAGCATTATAGATCTAGAAAAACAAGCTGTTGAAGCAATACCGTTGCTGGACACACCAGGCAAGCTGCTGACATGTCTAGAAGTTAATGGAAATTTGGTGGTTGTTTTTAAGGAAAAGATAGTCTGTTTTGATTCgaggataaaaaaaataagtcATTGTTGGAAGCCACCATTTGTGATAAAACTTTGTGATAAAATTAACGATGAGATATTGCTTCtgatttctgaaaatagTAGTaacattcatttttatacGGAATTTGGGAATCTTTTATTTGCCACATATTTTGATCAAGATGACAATGATGAGAACGCCAAAGatgaaagtaaaaaaaatgtagCCAGGTATGAAATTTCCGATTTTGTGTGCTTGGATAAATCATTGATAACAGTATCTCACTCTGGGAAATATCAATATTGGAAGCTATGGGAGGAAATAAAGCAGGCGCAGTTCGATTTCAGAAGCCCCAAACCCTACGTGTTAATCAATACTAATAATGACGTAATAATATATTCACCCGTGGCAAATTCCtctttgaataatgataattTACAGGTCCTCAAACTTCCTACCAAGACTTTCAATAATCATATTGCTTTTGTGAAAATCAActcttctttgaaactACTTGCCACTTATGTgtcaaacaaaaacataCTACTTATCCACAATTTAGAGACCAATATGTGGTCTAGTTTTGCAGATCAAAACGTGCTGGATTTGCATTGGCTGGGTGATAATTTTTTAGTTTGCCatatgaaaaatgatgacgGTTCAACAAGTTTGAAATGCTCACAGATCCCACTGCAAGAAGCGAATACGGACGTGGAGTTATCAGATTACGTCATTTGGGAATATAAAATCCCAGAAAATACTACAGTCTTCAGTGTACATGTCAACACCCTATTTAGGTACAAGCTGTTGAAGATCAAAGCCAAAGATAACGAAGCTTCAGAAAAACAGGCCGAAACGTTGCTTAAAACGGCAGAGGTTATTTTAGTTACCGATACTCAAACGATTGTATTTGACGTAATTTCCACTGTCCATCCATGTGGCTTAAATCTTATTAAAAAGTTCTACCAGTATCTCAAGATCAATATTCCAATTGATGTACTTCCCAACAAAATTAAATGGATAACGAACATGAAGGATGGTTTATTATTCTACGCCGATAAAAAGTTCATAAAGCTAGCCAAGTCTGATGGTGGAGGTTGGCAAACCTTAATCTTATTGAGTAACATAGAAAGGATAGTGGATGTTATGAAGGACGAAATATTCTTGATCCAAGGCCAAGATTACGTTGTATACTCTTTAGAAGAGTTATGGGATGATAAAAAGCCGCTAGTTTCTATACCAATCGAAGAAGATCTGTATCCAATATCGATCACACCTGAAACCGCTACTACACATACACTTcacttcattttcaataaaaagttCTCTAAATTGGTGGTTAAACACCAAATATACCTCGATCAATTAATTTTGGCTAAATTAAGAGATGGTATCAATTTAGAGGATATCTCAAATGATTATCGTTCGCTCAAACCTTATAAGTTTGCCCTCGAAAAGATTTTATCTACCAGGATATTGCAAAATGATTCTCTGGATGAAATCTTGCAATTGGTCAAGATGTATGATAATTGCGATCAACAACATACCTCATTGCCCAACCACAGTGGTATGTTAGAGATCATTAGTAATTGTTTGAGAAAGATCGAAACCAAATACTGGAATCACCTTTTCACTAATCTTAAGATGACACCCAGAGATTTGTTAGATCTATGTATAGAAGAAAACGAGGCTAAGATGCTTGGAATACTTCTTTTGGTGTTTCTGAATTACGATGAGAAGGATTTGGTGGATGATCTACATTTTAGAAAGCCGGGTGCAGAAACAAAAGACGACAAAAATGCAGATGATAAGACTGCAAGAAATTCGCACAAATCTGTCACCAACGTACtgaaggatgaagaattaatGCTAAAAGTCCTTGAACTTTTGGTGACAAGTGCTGCAAATGCTACAGACCCCATAAAAGCCACCGATTCATGGGACATGTGTTTCCAATTGATCCGTTTGCTCAAGGAGTTAGACAAGGAAAACAATACGCAATTGGTTCAAAAGGCTATCGAAAGACTCAAATAA
- the NFG1 gene encoding Nfg1p (similar to Saccharomyces cerevisiae YLR042C) — MRITQLNTLAFIPIALLQLLAVQAQLLTDSNAQNLNTALGQKVEYTFFDAGSSDNQLLHLPSTISSSAVVNSTRFSSSSHVPKVTSNVISSGEYPSPNSTVSTQLSTSYPFSSANQTTSSQTTNTIASSTSTGGAGSIKPCFYFVLMLETITHLIS, encoded by the coding sequence ATGAGGATCACCCAACTCAACACTCTGGCTTTCATCCCAATTGCACTGTTACAACTGCTCGCTGTTCAAGCGCAGCTTCTCACAGACTCTAATGCTCAGAATTTGAATACCGCCTTAGGCCAGAAAGTAGAATACACTTTTTTCGATGCTGGAAGTTCTGATAATCAATTACTTCATCTTCCAAGCacaatttcatcatccGCTGTAGTTAATTCCACCAGGTTCTCCTCATCGTCACATGTGCCAAAGGTGACCTCCAACGTCATATCATCCGGAGAATATCCTTCACCAAATTCCACTGTAAGCACCCAATTATCCACGTCATACCCTTTCTCATCCGCAAACCAAACAACAAGCTCTCAAACAACCAATACTATAGCTTCAAGCACAAGTACAGGCGGTGCGGGTTCAATCAAGCCATGTTTTTACTTTGTTTTAATGTTGGAAACCATCACTCACTTAATTTCTTGA
- the PDC1 gene encoding indolepyruvate decarboxylase 1 (similar to Saccharomyces cerevisiae PDC1 (YLR044C); ancestral locus Anc_5.122), translating to MSELTLGKYLFERLKQVNVNTVFGLPGDFNLSLLDKIYEVEGMRWAGNANELNAAYAADGYARIKGMSCIITTFGVGELSALNGIAGSYAEHVGVLHVVGVPSISAQAKQLLLHHTLGNGDFTVFHRMSANISETTAMITDIATAPAEIDRCIRTTYVTQRPVYLGLPANLVDLNVDAKLLDTPIDMSLKPNDAESEKEVIDTIMALVKDAKNPVILADACCSRHDVKAETKKLIDLTQFPAFVTPMGKGSIDEQHPRYGGVYVGTLSKPAVKEAVESADLILSVGALLSDFNTGSFSYSYKTKNIVEFHSDHIKIRNATFPGVQMKFVLQKLLTTIADAAKGYKPVAVPAGTPANAAVAASTPLKQEWMWNQLGNFLQEGDVVIAETGTSAFGINQTTFPNNTYGISQVLWGSIGFTTGATLGAAFAAEEIDPKKRVILFIGDGSLQLTVQEISTMIRWGLKPYLFILNNDGYTIEKLIHGPKAQYNEIQNWDHLSLLPTFGAKDYETHRVATTGEWDKLTQDKSFNDNSKIRMIEIMLPVFDAPQNLVEQAKLTAATNAKQ from the coding sequence ATGTCTGAACTTACTTTGGGTAAATATTTGTTCGAAAGATTAAAGCAAGTCAACGTCAACACCGTCTTCGGTTTGCCAGGTGACTTCAACTTGTCCTTGTTGGACAAGATCTACGAAGTTGAAGGTATGAGATGGGCTGGTAACGCCAATGAATTGAACGCTGCCTACGCCGCCGATGGTTACGCTCGTATCAAGGGTATGTCCTGTATCATCACCACCTTCGGTGTCGGTGAATTGTCTGCCTTGAACGGTATTGCCGGTTCATACGCTGAACACGTCGGTGTTTTGCACGTTGTTGGTGTCCCATCCATCTCTGCTCAAGCTAAGCAATTGTTGTTGCATCACACCTTGGGTAACGGTGACTTCACTGTCTTCCACAGAATGTCTGCCAACATTTCTGAAACCACTGCCATGATCACTGACATTGCTACCGCTCCAGCTGAAATTGACAGATGTATCAGAACCACCTACGTCACCCAAAGACCAGTCTACTTGGGTCTACCAGCTAACTTGGTTGACTTGAACGTCGACGCTAAGTTGTTGGACACTCCAATTGACATGTCTTTGAAGCCAAACGATGCTGAATCCGAAAAGGAAGTCATTGACACCATCATGGCTTTGGTCAAGGACGCTAAGAACCCAGTTATCTTAGCTGATGCTTGTTGTTCCAGACATGACGTCAAGGCTGAAACCAAGAAGTTGATCGACTTGACTCAATTCCCAGCTTTCGTCACCCCAATGGGTAAGGGTTCCATTGACGAACAACACCCAAGATACGGTGGTGTTTACGTCGGTACCTTGTCTAAGCCAGCTGTTAAGGAAGCCGTTGAATCCGCTGACTTGATTTTGTCTGTCGGTGCTTTGTTGTCTGATTTCAACACCGGTTCTTTCTCTTACTCTTACAAGACCAAGAACATCGTTGAATTCCACTCCGATCACATTAAGATCAGAAATGCTACCTTCCCAGGTGTCCAAATGAAATTCGTTTTGCAAAAGTTGTTGACCACTATTGCTGACGCCGCTAAGGGTTACAAGCCAGTTGCTGTCCCAGCTGGTACCCCAGCTAACGCTGCCGTTGCTGCTTCTACTCCATTGAAGCAAGAATGGATGTGGAACCAATTGGGTAACTTCTTGCAAGAAGGTGATGTTGTCATTGCTGAAACCGGTACCTCCGCTTTCGGTATCAACCAAACCACTTTCCCAAACAACACCTACGGTATCTCCCAAGTCTTATGGGGTTCCATCGGTTTCACCACTGGTGCTACCTTGGGTGCTGCTTTCGctgctgaagaaattgaccCAAAGAAGAGAGTCATCTTATTCATTGGTGACGGTTCTTTGCAATTGACtgttcaagaaatctcCACCATGATCAGATGGGGTTTGAAGCCATACTTGTTCATCTTAAACAACGATGGTTACACCATTGAAAAGTTGATTCACGGTCCAAAGGCCCAATACAACGAAATTCAAAACTGGGACCACTTATCCTTGTTGCCAACTTTCGGTGCTAAGGACTACGAAACCCACAGAGTCGCTACTACTGGTGAATGGGACAAGTTGACTCAAGACAAGTCTTTCAACGACAACTCCAAGATCAGAATGATCGAAATCATGTTGCCAGTCTTCGACGCTCCACAAAACTTGGTTGAACAAGCCAAGTTGACTGCTGCTACCAACGCCAAGCAATAA
- the AFB1 gene encoding Afb1p (similar to Saccharomyces cerevisiae YLR040C; ancestral locus Anc_2.398) — translation MKFAAALYSVKNAFLVGLLVSYCYGTKITTSSSNRDTSARSAAAGADMAFFMEFLNDFDTAFPQYTSYMMQNRLTLPQAVADYYYHMAALGSTADLQSDIAQSFPFTQFQTFITAFPWYTSLLNKASVTTIYLPQHFITDDTQPTMTNSSYASQTSSNSRSIVSSTVNANQSITSSVNEENNTADFSSTSNSSSLSTTTQSRNGACAISLYFPMALFGILAAAL, via the coding sequence ATGAAATTTGCTGCCGCTCTATACTCCGTCAAAAACGCCTTTCTAGTAGGCCTTTTAGTCAGCTATTGTTATGGTACAAAGATTACCACATCCAGTTCAAATAGAGATACATCAGCCAGGTCCGCAGCTGCAGGTGCAGATATGGCGTTCTTCatggaatttttgaacgatTTCGATACCGCATTTCCACAGTACACTTCCTACATGATGCAGAACCGTCTAACCCTACCTCAAGCTGTTGCTGACTATTACTATCATATGGCTGCCCTAGGTTCAACGGCTGATTTACAATCTGATATTGCTCAAAGTTTTCCGTTCACTCAGTTCCAAACATTTATTACAGCTTTCCCATGGTATACTTCTTTACTAAACAAGGCGTCAGTCACGACTATATACCTGCCACAGCACTTCATAACAGACGACACACAGCCTACCATGACGAATTCCTCTTATGCCAGCCAAACATCTTCTAATTCGAGGTCTATTGTTTCATCCACAGTAAACGCAAATCAGTCGATAACTTCAAGtgtcaatgaagaaaataacacAGCAGATTTCTCATCCACATCGAATTCTTCCTCACTGTCGACAACTACTCAATCACGAAATGGCGCCTGCGCAATTAGCTTGTATTTCCCCATGGCATTATTCGGGATCCTAGCAGCGGCCCTTTGA
- the PAU23 gene encoding seripauperin PAU23 (similar to Saccharomyces cerevisiae PAU23 (YLR037C)), with translation MVKLTSIAAGVVAIAAGVAAAPATTTLSPSDERVNLVELGVYVSDIRAHLAEYYMFQAAHPTETYPVEIAEAVFNYGDFTTMLTGIPAEQVTRVITGVPWYSTRLRPAISSALSVDGIYTAIPN, from the coding sequence atggtCAAGCTAACTTCaattgctgctggtgtcgtTGCTattgctgctggtgtcgccgCTGCTCCCGCAACCACCACTTTATCTCCATCCGACGAAAGGgtcaacttggttgaattaGGTGTCTACGTTTCTGACATCAGAGCTCATTTGGCTGAATATTACATGTTCCAGGCCGCTCACCCAACTGAAACTTATCCAGTTGAAATTGCTGAAGCTGTTTTCAACTATGGCGATTTCACCACCATGTTGACCGGCATTCCTGCAGAACAAGTCACCAGAGTGATCACTGGTGTACCATGGTACTCCACCAGATTGAGACCAGCCATCTCTAGCGCTCTATCTGTAGACGGTATTTATACCGCTATTCCAAACTAG